A single Aspergillus puulaauensis MK2 DNA, chromosome 7, nearly complete sequence DNA region contains:
- a CDS encoding glycosyl hydrolase family 79 C-terminal domain-containing protein (CAZy:GH79;~COG:S;~EggNog:ENOG410PJBK;~InterPro:IPR017853,IPR031728;~PFAM:PF16862;~SECRETED:SignalP(1-20)) has protein sequence MLSSNLKLLGSALLIGQGLCDSKPRSIPALKQDTPVVPNDLQAFSIEFSFFTDYAGNKSHPNEFSRNLLANFKSITGVQPIVRVGGTSQDHSYYDPDQEENIKLIFANPDDDQPETVYYGPTFFESYATLGPIRFFHGLNMNQNSSIQRLQEAAVEACTMIGPQLELFELGNEWNFAPGTYRAANYSMLDYVHEWNKKSAAVKDAVQKSCRGCFPGFMAPSFAPPELVETGWAVEDVFKLGYDPHNLTRELSFHNYMGVNEPATNPPASWDLQRRLMNHTNIQQNLEAQIQRAKTLEYLGHPYTIGELNSIAKQGITGETDVFGDALWLVDFSFWAAAHNIKRLHFHQGLNYRYASWQPITGKGQPPTTRPPYYGQVMVASALGHSNNSRIVNIPLDTDTESAYAIYNGDRLSKLAIVNMQAFNQTSTGARPSKEYKFSAPGRNRTTAKVERLIAPGSDATDGVTFGGVSYDHDLGKGRPVVVGRREEAVFIKNGVLSVGVPDSSAVVVSLT, from the exons ATGCTTTCTTCGAATCTTAAATTGTTGGGCTCTGCCCTACTCATCGGCCAGGGGCTCTGCGACAGCAAACCGAGATCCATTCCTGCCCTGAAGCAGGACACCCCTGTCGTACCGAATGATCTCCAGGCATTCTCCATTGaattttccttcttcaccgaCTATGCTGGAAACAAATCACATCCGAATGAATTTTCCAGGAATCTGCTGGCCAACTTCAAAAGCATCACCGGCGTGCAGCCCATAGTAAGAGTGGGCGGAACCTCTCA AGACCACTCATACTATGACCCCGACCAAGAGGAGAATATCAAACTCATCTTCGCGAACCCTGACGACGACCAGCCAGAAACAGTTTACTACGGCCCAACATTCTTCGAATCCTATGCTACACTAGGTCCCATCCGGTTCTTCCACGGGCTCAACATGAACCAAAACAGCTCTATCCAGCGACTGCAAGAGGCCGCAGTAGAGGCGTGCACTATGATAGGTCCTCAGCTGGAGCTATTTGAGCTGGGCAACGAGTGGAACTTTGCACCTGGCACTTATCGTGCAGCCAATTACTCCATGCTGGACTATGTCCATGAATGGAACAAGAAATCTGCTGCCGTAAAAGATGCTGTTCAGAAGTCTTGCCGTGGGTGTTTCCCCGGGTTTATGGCGCCTAGTTTCGCCCCTCCTGAACTTGTTGAGACTGGTTGGGCTGTCGAGGACGTCTTTAAGCTTGGCTATGACCCTCACAATCTGACCAGGGAGCTGTCATTCCATAA CTATATGGGAGTAAATGAGCCAGCAACTAACCCTCCTGCGAGCTGGGACCTTCAGC GCCGCCTCATGAACCATACCAACATCCAACAAAACCTAGAAGCGCAGATCCAGCGCGCCAAAACCCTGGAATATCTCGGCCACCCATATACAATCGGCGAACTCAACTCCATAGCGAAACAGGGCATAACCGGTGAAACCGATGTCTTCGGGGACGCATTGTGGCTCGTCGACTTTTCATTctgggctgctgctcat AATATCAAACGCCTCCACTTCCACCAAGGCCTCAACTACCGCTATGCCTCGTGGCAACCTATCACCGGCAAAGGCCAGCCACCTACAACCCGACCTCCATATTACGGCCAGGTCATGGTTGCCTCCGCCCTCGGCCACTCTAATAATTCCCGCATCGTGAACATCCCCCTTGATACAGACACCGAATCCGCATACGCAATCTACAATGGGGACCGCCTATCAAAGCTGGCCATCGTGAACATGCAGGCCTTTAACCAGACATCCACCGGTGCTCGTCCCAGCAAAGAGTATAAATTCAGTGCCCCAGGTCGCAACCGCACAACTGCCAAGGTTGAGCGTCTTATTGCACCTGGGAGTGATGCGACGGACGGGGTTACTTTTGGCGGTGTTTCTTATGACCATGATCTTGGCAAAGGAcggcctgttgttgttggacGCAGGGAGGAGGCTGTATTCATTAAGAATGGTGTGCTTTCTGTTGGTGTTCCTGATTCTTCGGCTGTTGTGGTGTCGTTAACCTGA